Proteins from a genomic interval of Polaribacter sejongensis:
- a CDS encoding dipeptidase — MEKNRRNLIKLLSIGTIFPTQIASTFASILESVDINPNQKLSNNLITSLKDTKIEELYKKAMIIDGLIIPKGWNKDSFDALAKTGYSGFGTSLLSGNLKSALKNIKEWDNRIKNNSDVLIKATSAADFIRAKKENKTAVLYGFQNATMMEKSIKNLDTLYDAGTRWIQLTYNQRNLLGDGSTERTDCGLSDFGIEAIERMNELGIMIDLSHCGKETTNDGIKFSKTGACFNHTMCESLYKNHPRSKTDAQIKAMADKGGIMGVICLGYMIGPELGTKTTLETYVDHIDHVVKIAGIDHVGVAADFAIQGLQATGATRENWYEPRLTRFKPSYKVQWPPWIPELDKPDRYLQVAKILDKRGYSTGDIEKILGLNWLRYFKDTLKS; from the coding sequence TTGGAAAAAAATCGTAGAAATTTAATAAAATTATTATCAATTGGTACAATTTTTCCTACTCAGATAGCAAGTACTTTTGCATCAATATTAGAATCTGTTGATATTAATCCGAATCAAAAACTATCTAATAACTTGATAACAAGTCTTAAAGACACTAAAATAGAAGAGTTGTATAAAAAAGCAATGATTATTGATGGACTTATTATTCCGAAAGGATGGAATAAAGATTCTTTTGATGCTTTAGCAAAAACGGGATACTCTGGTTTTGGTACCTCTTTACTTTCTGGAAATTTAAAATCAGCTTTAAAAAATATAAAAGAATGGGATAATCGTATTAAAAACAATTCGGATGTATTAATAAAAGCAACAAGTGCGGCAGATTTTATCCGAGCTAAAAAAGAAAATAAAACAGCTGTTTTATACGGGTTTCAAAATGCTACAATGATGGAGAAATCTATAAAAAACCTCGATACTTTATATGATGCTGGTACACGCTGGATTCAATTAACCTATAATCAAAGAAATTTGTTGGGTGATGGAAGTACAGAACGTACAGATTGTGGATTATCAGACTTTGGAATTGAAGCCATAGAGCGTATGAACGAACTTGGTATTATGATTGATTTATCGCATTGCGGAAAAGAGACAACCAACGACGGAATTAAATTTAGTAAAACCGGAGCATGTTTTAATCATACAATGTGTGAGTCTTTGTATAAAAACCATCCAAGATCTAAAACCGATGCGCAAATAAAAGCCATGGCAGATAAAGGCGGTATTATGGGCGTAATTTGTTTAGGGTATATGATAGGCCCCGAATTAGGTACAAAAACAACCTTAGAAACTTATGTAGATCATATAGATCATGTTGTTAAAATTGCAGGAATAGATCATGTTGGTGTTGCTGCAGATTTTGCAATACAAGGTTTACAGGCAACAGGAGCAACAAGAGAAAACTGGTACGAACCAAGATTAACAAGGTTTAAACCTTCTTATAAAGTACAATGGCCACCTTGGATTCCGGAATTAGATAAGCCAGATCGTTATTTACAAGTAGCTAAGATTTTAGATAAAAGAGG